A window of Deltaproteobacteria bacterium contains these coding sequences:
- a CDS encoding ABC transporter ATP-binding protein, whose product MLKIQDLHVYYGGIHALKGISLEAPRGRVVTLIGANGAGKSSTLRAISGLIKNKKGTITYKDRDITTLDPVEIVKAGIVMSPEGRRIFPHLSVTENLYLGAYSRSDKDGIERDKEWAFDLFPRLRERQNQKGGTLSGGEQQMLAVARALMSSPDVVMLDEPSLGLAPLLVNDVFKIIKLINEEQGKTVLLVEQNAFAALKVAHYAYVLETGSIVLQGTGEELLNDKRVIEAYLGG is encoded by the coding sequence TGAAGGGCATTTCCCTGGAAGCGCCCAGGGGCCGGGTGGTGACCCTGATCGGCGCCAATGGCGCCGGCAAGAGCAGCACGCTGCGGGCCATTTCCGGCCTGATCAAGAACAAGAAGGGGACCATCACCTACAAGGATCGGGACATCACCACGCTCGATCCGGTGGAAATCGTCAAGGCCGGTATCGTCATGTCGCCCGAGGGACGGCGTATTTTTCCGCATCTTTCCGTGACGGAAAATTTATATTTGGGCGCCTACAGCCGTTCGGACAAGGACGGGATCGAGCGGGACAAGGAGTGGGCTTTCGATCTTTTTCCGCGTTTGCGCGAGCGCCAGAATCAAAAGGGCGGCACCCTGTCCGGTGGCGAGCAGCAGATGCTGGCCGTGGCCAGGGCGCTCATGAGTTCGCCCGACGTGGTCATGCTCGACGAGCCGTCCCTGGGATTGGCGCCGCTTCTGGTCAACGATGTCTTCAAGATCATCAAGCTCATCAACGAGGAACAGGGCAAGACGGTCCTGCTCGTGGAGCAGAACGCTTTCGCCGCCCTCAAGGTCGCGCATTACGCCTATGTTCTGGAAACCGGGTCCATTGTCCTTCAGGGCACGGGCGAGGAGCTCTTGAATGACAAGCGGGTCATCGAGGCCTATCTCGGCGGTTGA